A single window of Halotalea alkalilenta DNA harbors:
- a CDS encoding amidase: protein MSLTELDARALSRQIHAREVSCEEVMSAHLARIERLNPKVDAIVSLEPFDALLDQARERDRELAAGQDRGWMHGFPLAVKDLALTRGIRTTFGSPLFKDFIPDQDAVVVERMKASGAIVIGKTNVPEFGLGSQTYNPLFGATGCAFDPERTAGGSSGGAAAALALELVPVADGSDMMGSLRNPAAFNGVVGFRPSQGRVPAAHSPDGFYSQLGTEGPMGRSVADVARLLAVQAGFDARAPLSLAGDGTEFASPLASPTAPRFGWLGDFQGHLATEPGVLALCEGTFAALESLGGGVEPAKLEFDLDRLWSAWCTLRNFSVAGTHAGGYADPARRERMKPELRWEIEGGLALSALDVHRAGVVRTHWYRTMCKAFERYDFLLLPSAQVFPFDKREHWPKSVGGRAMDTYHRWMEVVIGPSLAGLPAISVPAGFDARGLPMGISIIGPPRADLAVLQVAHAFERAAGGFRQRRPGLAEADRS, encoded by the coding sequence ATGAGCCTGACCGAACTCGACGCGCGAGCGCTGTCGCGGCAGATCCACGCCCGCGAGGTCTCGTGCGAGGAGGTGATGAGCGCTCATCTGGCACGAATCGAGCGGCTCAATCCCAAGGTCGATGCGATCGTCTCGCTCGAGCCCTTCGATGCGCTGCTCGACCAGGCCCGCGAGCGCGACCGCGAGCTCGCCGCCGGCCAGGACCGCGGCTGGATGCACGGCTTTCCGCTGGCGGTGAAGGATCTTGCCTTGACCCGCGGGATTCGCACCACCTTCGGCTCGCCGCTGTTCAAGGATTTCATCCCCGATCAGGATGCGGTCGTCGTCGAGCGGATGAAGGCGAGCGGGGCGATCGTGATCGGCAAGACCAACGTACCCGAGTTCGGGCTGGGCTCGCAGACCTACAATCCGCTGTTCGGCGCCACCGGCTGCGCCTTCGACCCCGAGCGCACCGCCGGCGGTTCGAGCGGCGGCGCGGCCGCGGCGCTGGCGCTCGAACTGGTGCCGGTGGCCGACGGCAGCGACATGATGGGCTCGCTGCGCAACCCTGCCGCGTTCAACGGGGTGGTCGGCTTTCGTCCCTCCCAGGGCCGCGTGCCCGCCGCTCACTCGCCCGACGGCTTCTACTCCCAGCTCGGTACCGAAGGCCCGATGGGCAGGAGCGTCGCCGATGTCGCCCGGCTGCTCGCGGTACAGGCCGGGTTCGACGCCCGCGCGCCGCTGTCGCTGGCGGGCGACGGCACGGAGTTCGCTTCGCCCTTGGCGTCTCCCACTGCGCCGCGCTTTGGCTGGCTTGGCGACTTCCAAGGCCATCTCGCCACCGAGCCGGGGGTGCTCGCGCTCTGCGAGGGCACCTTCGCTGCGCTCGAAAGCCTCGGCGGCGGCGTCGAGCCGGCCAAGCTCGAGTTCGACCTCGATCGGCTGTGGTCGGCGTGGTGCACGCTGCGCAACTTCTCGGTCGCCGGCACCCACGCCGGCGGCTATGCCGACCCGGCCAGGCGCGAGCGGATGAAGCCTGAGCTGCGCTGGGAGATCGAGGGTGGGCTCGCGCTCAGCGCCCTCGACGTCCATCGCGCCGGGGTGGTCAGGACCCACTGGTACCGGACGATGTGCAAGGCGTTCGAGCGCTACGATTTCCTGCTGCTGCCGAGCGCCCAGGTGTTCCCGTTCGACAAGCGCGAACACTGGCCGAAGTCGGTCGGCGGGCGGGCGATGGATACCTATCACCGCTGGATGGAGGTGGTGATCGGTCCGAGCCTCGCCGGGCTGCCGGCGATCAGCGTACCGGCGGGCTTCGACGCTCGCGGCCTGCCGATGGGGATCTCGATCATCGGCCCGCCGCGCGCCGATCTTGCAGTGCTCCAGGTCGCCCACGCCTTCGAGCGTGCGGCCGGCGGCTTCCGCCAGCGTCGCCCTGGCCTTGCTGAGGCGGACCGCTCATGA
- a CDS encoding P1 family peptidase: protein MNRAVAHGLIPGSITDVPGIEAGHHTLSGRPTGCTVVLCEQGAVAAVDVRGGAPGSRETALLDPANLVERIHAVVLSGGSAYGLDSAGGVMRWLESRGIGFPIGSDAGMLGRVPIVCGAVLMDLGVGDFSLRPDIEAGWRACEAAGPEALPEGNLGAGAGATVGKLFGAQWAMKGGFGGSSWRFAEQGWTLGVAVAVNAVGDVRDPRDNRLIAGARDLHGLRDSQAAMFGVAPNGGVPGGNTTIGVVATDAPLSRGQAGRLAQMAQDGYARAISPIHTPFDGDTLFALSTAPPGSGEVSARELTALGSVAATLVAHAIARAVLAAEGLPEYGLPAARDLPA, encoded by the coding sequence ATGAACCGCGCAGTGGCGCACGGGCTGATCCCGGGCTCGATCACCGACGTACCGGGGATCGAGGCCGGCCATCACACCCTCAGCGGACGCCCCACCGGCTGTACCGTGGTGCTCTGCGAGCAGGGTGCGGTGGCGGCGGTCGACGTACGCGGAGGCGCGCCTGGCAGTCGCGAGACGGCGCTGCTCGATCCGGCCAATCTGGTCGAGCGCATCCATGCGGTGGTGCTCAGCGGTGGCAGTGCCTATGGGCTCGACAGCGCAGGCGGGGTGATGCGCTGGCTCGAGAGCCGAGGCATCGGCTTCCCGATCGGCAGCGACGCGGGGATGCTCGGCCGGGTACCGATCGTATGCGGTGCGGTATTGATGGACCTGGGGGTGGGTGATTTCTCGCTACGCCCGGACATCGAGGCCGGCTGGCGTGCCTGCGAGGCGGCGGGACCCGAGGCGTTGCCCGAGGGCAACCTGGGCGCTGGCGCAGGGGCGACGGTGGGCAAGCTGTTCGGCGCGCAGTGGGCGATGAAAGGGGGCTTCGGTGGTTCGAGCTGGCGCTTCGCCGAGCAGGGCTGGACGCTGGGTGTGGCGGTTGCGGTCAACGCGGTGGGCGACGTGCGCGATCCACGCGACAACCGGCTGATCGCCGGCGCCCGTGATCTCCACGGTCTGCGCGACAGCCAGGCGGCGATGTTCGGCGTGGCGCCCAACGGCGGCGTACCCGGCGGGAACACCACCATCGGCGTGGTGGCGACCGATGCACCGCTCAGTCGTGGGCAGGCCGGACGTCTTGCCCAGATGGCCCAGGACGGCTATGCGCGGGCGATTTCTCCGATCCACACCCCGTTCGACGGCGATACCCTGTTCGCGCTCTCCACCGCGCCACCGGGGAGCGGTGAAGTCAGCGCGCGAGAGCTCACCGCGCTCGGCAGCGTCGCCGCCACCCTGGTCGCCCACGCCATCGCCCGAGCGGTACTCGCCGCCGAAGGGCTGCCCGAGTACGGCCTGCCCGCGGCTCGCGACCTGCCCGCCTAG
- a CDS encoding sulfurtransferase: MPNDKLLPLITEPAQLAERLDHPDLLIIDVPLKAESYADGHVPGALFLDHRRLLKGEGPVPNDLPDLEALSRLFSELGLSPNHHVVAYDDEGGGWAGRLLWTLELLGHRHYSYLNGGIHAWRGEGLRLERESNTPTPSDYRAELLHPEVSIDRETLLESLDQVVVWDARSPAEYRGEKGDNRHLGHIPGAVNLDWLELMDRDRDLRLRDNVELMTLLEARGLTTEEDIVTHCQSHHRSGLSWLVGRALGFTHIRAYPGSWKEWGNRDDTPIER, translated from the coding sequence ATGCCCAACGACAAGCTGCTGCCCCTGATCACGGAGCCCGCTCAGCTCGCCGAGCGGCTCGACCACCCCGACCTGCTGATCATCGACGTGCCGCTCAAGGCCGAGAGCTACGCGGACGGCCACGTGCCGGGGGCGCTGTTCCTCGATCATCGCCGGCTGCTCAAGGGCGAGGGCCCGGTGCCCAACGACCTGCCCGACCTGGAGGCGCTCTCCCGGCTGTTCTCCGAACTCGGCCTCAGCCCCAACCACCATGTGGTCGCCTACGATGACGAGGGCGGCGGCTGGGCCGGACGCCTGCTCTGGACCCTCGAGCTGCTCGGCCATCGCCACTACTCCTATCTCAACGGAGGGATCCACGCCTGGCGCGGCGAAGGCCTGCGGCTCGAGCGCGAGTCGAACACCCCCACGCCGAGCGACTATCGCGCGGAGCTGCTCCATCCGGAGGTCTCGATCGACCGCGAGACGCTGCTCGAGTCACTCGACCAGGTGGTGGTGTGGGACGCGCGCTCCCCCGCCGAGTACCGCGGGGAGAAAGGCGACAACCGCCATCTTGGTCATATCCCAGGCGCGGTCAACCTCGATTGGCTGGAGCTGATGGACCGCGACCGCGACCTGAGGCTGCGCGACAACGTCGAGCTGATGACCCTGCTCGAGGCCCGCGGCCTGACCACCGAGGAGGATATCGTCACCCACTGCCAGAGCCACCACCGCAGCGGACTCAGCTGGCTGGTCGGCCGCGCGCTCGGCTTCACCCACATCCGCGCCTACCCTGGCTCGTGGAAGGAGTGGGGCAACCGCGACGATACTCCGATAGAACGCTGA
- a CDS encoding M20 aminoacylase family protein — protein MSNIARIDEYFEELCAIRHDLHAHPEIGFEETRTASIVAGLLREYGVDEVHEGIAGTGVVGVIHGRLGGGGRVGLRADMDALPMDEATGLEFSSTIPGRFHGCGHDGHTTMLLGAARYLAETRNFAGRAVLIFQPAEEGLGGARRMIKEGLFERFPVDEIYAMHNSPQHAPGQIAVFAGPAMAGADFFDILIHGRGSHGAAPHFSRDPVVIAGALIQALQGVVSRNVDPLDPAVLSITQVHAGSAYNVIPQTATLAGTVRVFSQQARELIRSRMRTIVAGIAASFEVEIELDIRDVFSVLENAEGPTKAIEEAARELVGEQNVLTAVKPLMGSEDFADMLASVPGAYCWVGHSGDVPVHNPGFTLGDEILPLGASLFARLVERRLAP, from the coding sequence ATGAGCAACATCGCCCGGATCGACGAGTACTTCGAGGAACTTTGCGCGATTCGCCACGACCTCCACGCCCATCCCGAGATCGGCTTCGAGGAGACCCGTACCGCCTCGATCGTCGCTGGTCTGCTGCGTGAGTACGGCGTCGACGAGGTGCACGAGGGCATCGCCGGTACCGGGGTGGTCGGGGTGATCCACGGCCGCCTCGGCGGCGGCGGGCGGGTGGGCCTTCGCGCCGACATGGACGCGCTGCCGATGGACGAGGCGACCGGCCTCGAGTTCTCTTCGACCATCCCCGGGCGCTTTCACGGCTGCGGCCACGACGGCCACACCACCATGCTGCTCGGCGCGGCGCGCTACCTGGCCGAGACCCGCAACTTCGCCGGCCGGGCGGTGCTGATCTTCCAGCCCGCCGAGGAGGGGCTGGGCGGTGCGCGGCGGATGATCAAGGAGGGGCTGTTCGAACGCTTCCCGGTCGATGAGATCTACGCCATGCACAACTCTCCCCAGCACGCCCCGGGGCAGATCGCGGTGTTCGCGGGCCCGGCGATGGCGGGGGCCGACTTCTTCGATATCCTGATCCACGGCCGCGGCAGCCACGGCGCCGCACCGCACTTCTCCCGCGACCCGGTGGTGATCGCTGGCGCCTTGATCCAGGCGCTGCAGGGAGTAGTCAGCCGCAACGTCGACCCGCTCGATCCCGCGGTGCTGTCGATCACCCAGGTGCACGCAGGCTCGGCCTACAACGTGATCCCCCAGACCGCGACGCTCGCCGGTACCGTGCGGGTGTTCTCCCAACAGGCGCGCGAGCTGATCCGCTCGCGGATGCGCACCATCGTCGCGGGGATCGCGGCGAGCTTCGAAGTCGAGATCGAGCTCGACATCCGCGATGTGTTCAGCGTGCTGGAGAACGCCGAGGGGCCGACCAAGGCGATCGAGGAGGCCGCTCGCGAGCTGGTTGGAGAGCAAAACGTGCTGACCGCGGTCAAGCCGTTGATGGGCAGCGAGGACTTCGCCGACATGCTCGCCTCGGTACCCGGTGCCTATTGCTGGGTCGGCCATAGCGGCGACGTGCCGGTGCACAACCCGGGCTTCACGCTGGGCGACGAGATCCTGCCGCTCGGCGCCAGCCTGTTCGCCCGCCTGGTCGAGCGGCGGCTCGCGCCATGA
- a CDS encoding NCS2 family permease — protein MLERLFDTARQGTSPRREIIAGISTFLAAMYIIVVNPTILSAAGISFSAALTATVLISAFGSLAMGLYAKNPILVAPGMGINALFTYTMVLGAGVPLPVALGCVFWSGVLFVVLAVLNVRQYVIDAIPASLRHAIACGIGLFITVIGLVNAKFLVGNPATVIGLAHMSAPVITFLIGLAVTAALVARNVPGALIIGIITTTLLASPIGRLWGDGSAYAPGLSTLVNFNGIFAWPDFSGLFQVDLLGALNVAYWPFIFVILFTTFFDALSTFMGVCQAGNLLDEKGEPRNIKKSMVVDAFSALISAPLGTSPANAYVESAAGISQGGRTGLVAVTCAVLFLPFLFLSPLLSLVPAIATAPALIMVGVFMLAPIRHIDWVKLDDAIPAFLAMVLIPLTYSITHGVVFGFLAFVVCKTAMGKTDEIRPTMWVLAALSLLLLFQE, from the coding sequence GTGCTAGAGCGACTGTTCGATACCGCGCGGCAGGGCACCAGCCCACGGCGCGAAATCATCGCGGGGATCAGTACCTTCCTCGCCGCCATGTACATCATCGTGGTCAACCCCACCATCCTCAGCGCCGCCGGCATCTCCTTTTCCGCCGCACTCACCGCCACCGTGCTGATCAGCGCCTTCGGCAGTCTGGCGATGGGGCTCTACGCCAAGAACCCGATCCTGGTCGCGCCCGGCATGGGGATCAACGCGCTGTTCACCTACACCATGGTGCTCGGCGCGGGCGTGCCGCTGCCGGTGGCGCTTGGCTGCGTGTTCTGGTCCGGCGTGCTGTTCGTGGTCCTGGCGGTGCTCAACGTGCGCCAGTACGTGATCGATGCGATTCCCGCCTCGCTGCGCCACGCGATCGCCTGCGGCATCGGGCTGTTCATCACCGTGATCGGCCTGGTCAACGCCAAGTTCCTGGTCGGCAATCCCGCCACGGTGATCGGCCTTGCCCATATGAGCGCGCCGGTCATCACCTTCCTGATCGGACTCGCGGTCACTGCTGCCCTGGTGGCACGCAACGTACCGGGCGCGCTGATCATCGGGATCATCACCACCACCCTGCTGGCCAGTCCGATCGGGCGGCTATGGGGCGATGGCTCGGCCTATGCGCCGGGACTCTCGACCCTGGTCAACTTCAACGGCATCTTCGCCTGGCCGGATTTCAGCGGGCTGTTCCAGGTCGACCTGCTCGGCGCACTGAACGTGGCCTACTGGCCGTTCATCTTCGTGATCCTGTTCACCACTTTCTTCGACGCGCTCTCCACCTTCATGGGCGTGTGCCAAGCGGGCAACCTGCTCGATGAGAAAGGCGAGCCACGCAACATCAAGAAATCGATGGTGGTCGACGCCTTCTCCGCGCTGATCTCGGCACCGCTCGGCACCAGCCCCGCCAACGCCTACGTCGAATCCGCCGCTGGCATCAGCCAGGGCGGGCGCACCGGGCTGGTGGCGGTGACCTGCGCGGTGCTGTTCCTGCCGTTTCTGTTCCTCTCGCCGCTGCTCTCGCTGGTGCCCGCGATCGCCACCGCTCCCGCGCTGATCATGGTCGGGGTGTTCATGCTCGCGCCGATTCGCCACATCGACTGGGTCAAGCTCGACGACGCGATTCCCGCCTTCCTCGCCATGGTGCTGATCCCGCTGACCTACTCGATCACCCACGGGGTGGTGTTCGGCTTCCTCGCCTTCGTGGTGTGCAAGACCGCGATGGGCAAGACCGACGAGATCCGCCCGACCATGTGGGTGCTCGCCGCGCTCTCGCTGCTGCTTTTGTTCCAGGAGTGA
- a CDS encoding HAD family hydrolase has protein sequence MQLKQFKALTFDVVGTLIDYERGILDYVRKVGGDAAAALSDEQILEAYSTAHNSPGAGKWPSDLERCYHVLAERFGLPDSELIAKGLPRSIFEWPAFDDSVAALKRLRRHYTLVATTNAERWALEIMSNTLGHPFDLTVTVDDVRFEKPDPQFFAYARGLLAGTKGIRFEQILHVAQSQYHDIGVARRLGYQVCWIERRQGKPGPGGEPPTDLTVPDYHYARLESLADAVEAEYDGRR, from the coding sequence ATGCAGCTCAAGCAATTCAAGGCGCTGACCTTCGATGTGGTCGGCACGCTGATCGATTACGAACGCGGCATATTGGACTACGTACGCAAGGTGGGCGGCGATGCCGCCGCCGCGCTCTCCGACGAGCAGATCCTCGAGGCCTACAGCACCGCGCACAACTCCCCCGGCGCAGGAAAATGGCCGAGCGACCTGGAGCGCTGCTATCACGTGCTCGCCGAGCGGTTCGGCCTGCCCGACTCCGAACTGATCGCCAAGGGGCTGCCGCGCTCGATCTTCGAGTGGCCCGCCTTCGATGACTCGGTCGCCGCACTGAAACGCCTACGCCGGCACTACACCTTGGTGGCGACCACCAATGCTGAACGCTGGGCGCTCGAAATCATGTCGAACACCCTCGGCCACCCATTCGATCTCACCGTCACGGTCGATGACGTGCGCTTCGAGAAACCCGACCCGCAGTTCTTCGCCTACGCACGCGGTCTGCTGGCGGGCACCAAGGGCATCCGCTTCGAACAGATCCTCCACGTCGCCCAGAGCCAGTACCACGACATCGGCGTCGCGCGCCGCCTGGGCTACCAGGTGTGCTGGATCGAGCGCCGGCAGGGCAAGCCCGGGCCGGGAGGAGAACCGCCCACCGACCTCACCGTACCCGACTACCACTACGCCCGGCTCGAATCGCTGGCCGATGCCGTCGAGGCCGAGTACGACGGGCGGCGTTGA
- a CDS encoding class I SAM-dependent methyltransferase, with product MMEDPDGWERYYKRNDRRQGSPLLRRALAMIVPDQHGQSAVDLGCGAGLESGLLLERGWSVHAVDKQRSAIDRVEAIAQRLPQGRLTTVTSHFENLGPLPSSSLVFAGMSLPFCHPDGFPRLWALITHALAPGGVFVGNLLGDRDGWSSIPSMTFHSLAQVEASLLEFEVLSFAEIEEDGSSMRGPKHWHRFDIIARRR from the coding sequence ATGATGGAAGACCCAGATGGCTGGGAGCGTTACTACAAGCGCAATGACAGACGCCAAGGCTCACCCTTGCTCCGACGCGCTCTTGCTATGATCGTGCCGGACCAGCATGGCCAATCGGCTGTGGACCTGGGCTGCGGCGCGGGACTCGAAAGCGGGCTGCTGTTGGAGAGAGGTTGGAGCGTCCATGCAGTGGACAAGCAACGATCGGCGATCGATAGGGTAGAGGCGATTGCGCAACGATTACCGCAAGGCCGTTTGACGACCGTCACCAGCCATTTCGAAAATCTCGGCCCGCTGCCCTCATCGTCGTTGGTATTCGCGGGAATGAGCTTGCCCTTCTGCCACCCGGATGGTTTTCCCCGGCTATGGGCATTGATCACTCACGCACTGGCGCCGGGCGGTGTGTTCGTCGGCAACTTGCTCGGAGACAGGGACGGGTGGTCGAGCATACCGTCGATGACCTTTCACTCCCTGGCCCAGGTGGAAGCTTCATTGCTCGAATTCGAAGTGCTCTCGTTTGCCGAGATCGAAGAAGATGGGAGCAGCATGAGAGGCCCTAAACATTGGCATCGATTCGATATCATCGCGCGCAGGAGATGA
- a CDS encoding ABC transporter substrate-binding protein codes for MKAIRCFHRLGRCAAVALLASVASTSAALAQTTITAVMHSPLRVLDPVMSTAHITRNHSYMIYDVLVAADEEFTPRPQMASWTTSDDGLVYTFTLRDGLKFHDGAPVRAADAVASLKRWGQRDGGGQILMDFTSSLEAVDDKTLVWQLREPFPALLDTLAKQSGLPPFIMPERIALTASETAISEHIGSGPFRFIESEFQPGVSVAYEKFEDYVPREEPASWMAGGKVVNVDKVVWVTMPDALTSVNALAAGEIDYLEQVPVDLVPMLESEDEVTVEVRSDLGYQNFGRMNFKHPPFDDVRLRQAALLAMDQQAILSAQVGDPRYYTLCGAIFGCGTALEDQTGAETLLSGGDQERARALLEEAGYDGTPVVILHATDVVSLSTQPIVAAQALRQVGFNVEVQSMDWQTLISRRVSMAPPAQGGWNMFFSTWIVPEINTPLVSSMLSGRGDTAFFGWPDDPVAEEIKMAYIRAETAEAQREAALRFQQHAMEQVLYIPLGEFGLPQARRNTLANMIPSPVPVFWNIEKNE; via the coding sequence ATGAAGGCTATACGCTGTTTCCACCGCTTGGGTCGCTGCGCGGCGGTCGCACTGCTCGCGAGTGTCGCGTCCACGTCCGCCGCGCTCGCCCAGACCACCATCACCGCGGTGATGCACTCGCCGCTGCGGGTGCTCGACCCGGTGATGTCCACCGCCCATATCACCCGCAATCACTCCTACATGATCTACGACGTGCTGGTCGCGGCGGACGAGGAGTTCACTCCCCGCCCGCAGATGGCGAGCTGGACGACCTCCGACGACGGGCTGGTCTACACCTTCACCCTGCGCGACGGCCTCAAGTTCCACGACGGCGCGCCGGTTCGCGCAGCCGACGCGGTGGCGAGTCTCAAACGCTGGGGCCAGCGCGATGGCGGCGGCCAGATCCTGATGGACTTCACCTCGTCGCTCGAGGCGGTCGACGACAAGACCCTGGTATGGCAGCTGCGGGAGCCGTTCCCGGCGCTGCTCGATACCCTGGCCAAGCAGTCGGGTCTGCCGCCGTTCATCATGCCCGAGCGAATCGCCTTGACCGCGTCGGAGACCGCGATCAGCGAGCATATCGGCTCAGGTCCGTTCCGCTTCATCGAAAGCGAGTTCCAGCCCGGTGTCAGCGTCGCCTACGAGAAGTTCGAGGATTACGTGCCGCGTGAGGAGCCGGCGAGCTGGATGGCGGGAGGCAAGGTGGTCAACGTCGACAAGGTGGTCTGGGTCACCATGCCGGATGCGCTGACCTCGGTGAATGCGCTGGCGGCAGGCGAGATCGACTACCTTGAGCAGGTCCCGGTCGATCTGGTGCCGATGCTCGAGTCGGAGGATGAGGTCACAGTCGAGGTGCGCAGCGATCTTGGCTACCAGAACTTCGGCCGGATGAACTTCAAGCATCCGCCCTTCGACGACGTCAGGCTGCGCCAGGCGGCGCTGCTGGCGATGGACCAGCAGGCCATCCTTTCCGCCCAGGTCGGCGATCCGCGCTACTACACCCTGTGCGGCGCGATCTTCGGCTGCGGCACTGCGCTCGAGGACCAGACCGGCGCAGAGACCCTGCTCTCGGGCGGCGACCAGGAGCGGGCGCGGGCGCTGCTCGAAGAGGCGGGGTACGACGGCACGCCGGTGGTGATCCTCCACGCGACCGACGTGGTCAGTCTCAGTACCCAGCCGATCGTCGCCGCCCAGGCGCTGCGGCAAGTGGGCTTCAACGTCGAAGTGCAGTCGATGGACTGGCAGACGCTGATCTCCCGCCGGGTCAGCATGGCGCCCCCTGCGCAGGGCGGCTGGAACATGTTCTTCTCGACCTGGATCGTGCCCGAGATCAACACCCCGCTGGTATCGAGCATGTTGAGCGGCCGGGGCGATACCGCCTTCTTCGGCTGGCCGGACGATCCGGTGGCCGAGGAGATCAAGATGGCGTACATCCGTGCCGAGACCGCCGAGGCCCAGCGTGAAGCGGCCTTGCGCTTCCAGCAGCATGCCATGGAGCAGGTGCTCTACATTCCACTCGGTGAGTTCGGGCTGCCGCAGGCGCGGCGCAACACCCTCGCCAACATGATTCCTTCACCGGTGCCGGTGTTCTGGAACATCGAAAAGAACGAGTGA
- the asd gene encoding archaetidylserine decarboxylase (Phosphatidylserine decarboxylase is synthesized as a single chain precursor. Generation of the pyruvoyl active site from a Ser is coupled to cleavage of a Gly-Ser bond between the larger (beta) and smaller (alpha chains). It is an integral membrane protein.), protein MPDLNRDKLFAALQYPLPHALISRLAGRIASARTPWLKNLLIQRFARLYGIDMTEAEIEDPRAYACFNDFFTRALKPGARPIEEGIVSPADGAISQCGAIRHASILQAKGHEYSVDTLLGGGDVWSEPFRHGSFATLYLSPRDYHRVHMPCAGTLRRTVYVPGRIFSVNRATAAEVPHLFARNERLVCHFDTEYGPMAMVLVGAMIVAGIETVWAGQVPPHGEQIQRHDFSDGVSLDKGAEMGRFKLGSTVILCFGEGVAPIAQLAAGLPLRLGQRLMQRI, encoded by the coding sequence ATGCCCGATCTTAATCGCGACAAGCTCTTCGCCGCTCTCCAGTACCCGCTGCCCCATGCGCTGATCTCCCGGCTGGCGGGTCGAATCGCCAGCGCACGCACGCCGTGGCTCAAGAACCTGCTGATCCAGCGATTCGCCCGGCTCTACGGCATCGACATGACCGAGGCCGAGATCGAAGACCCGCGCGCCTACGCCTGCTTCAACGATTTCTTCACCCGCGCGCTCAAGCCCGGCGCCCGACCGATCGAGGAAGGGATCGTCTCCCCCGCCGACGGAGCGATCTCCCAGTGCGGTGCGATTCGCCACGCCAGCATCCTCCAGGCCAAGGGCCACGAGTATTCGGTCGATACCCTGCTCGGTGGTGGCGACGTCTGGTCGGAGCCGTTTCGCCACGGCAGCTTCGCCACCCTCTATCTCTCTCCGCGCGACTATCACCGGGTACACATGCCCTGCGCCGGCACTTTGCGGCGCACGGTCTACGTACCGGGGCGGATCTTCTCGGTCAATCGCGCCACCGCCGCCGAGGTACCGCACCTGTTCGCTCGCAACGAGCGGCTGGTGTGCCACTTCGATACCGAGTACGGACCGATGGCGATGGTGCTGGTCGGCGCGATGATCGTCGCCGGCATCGAAACCGTTTGGGCCGGACAGGTACCGCCGCACGGCGAGCAGATCCAGCGCCACGACTTCAGCGACGGTGTGAGCCTGGACAAAGGAGCGGAGATGGGACGCTTCAAGCTCGGCTCGACCGTGATCCTCTGCTTTGGCGAGGGAGTAGCGCCCATCGCCCAGCTCGCAGCGGGTCTCCCGCTGCGCCTGGGCCAACGGCTGATGCAGCGGATCTAA